A DNA window from Pseudomonas sp. B21-056 contains the following coding sequences:
- a CDS encoding CpsD/CapB family tyrosine-protein kinase: MDGSTNILSIASPSETNLTSTVLDPSLRILLLTSANTGTGTSTSAMALAAQLAQMSSGRVLLVDASQSPRNLTQQLGLHKERGFSDLLFNHLTPPLLQDCVVQTSSLPFDVLPIGRLGRNAERLNPEQLRHLFRHLAAQYRFVVIDADAVYTASDTLVMSAQVDGVVLVVRGEDTRWEVAQATRQRLAQAGAKVVGSVFNRRKYYMPKWLYNNL, encoded by the coding sequence ATGGACGGTTCAACGAATATCCTGAGCATCGCAAGCCCGAGCGAGACCAACCTGACCTCGACCGTGCTCGACCCTTCCCTGCGGATCCTGCTTCTGACGTCCGCCAACACCGGCACCGGGACCAGCACCAGCGCCATGGCACTGGCCGCTCAACTGGCGCAGATGAGCAGCGGCCGCGTATTGCTGGTGGATGCCAGCCAGTCGCCACGCAACCTCACCCAGCAACTGGGGCTGCACAAGGAGCGCGGCTTCAGCGACCTGCTGTTCAACCACCTCACGCCGCCCCTGTTGCAGGACTGCGTGGTGCAAACCTCCAGCCTGCCCTTCGACGTCCTGCCCATCGGCCGCCTGGGGCGCAATGCCGAACGGCTCAATCCCGAACAGCTGCGACATCTGTTCAGGCACCTGGCCGCGCAGTACCGCTTCGTGGTGATCGACGCCGACGCCGTGTATACGGCCTCCGACACTCTGGTCATGAGCGCCCAGGTGGATGGCGTGGTGCTGGTGGTACGCGGCGAGGACACCCGCTGGGAAGTGGCCCAGGCCACCCGCCAGCGCCTGGCCCAGGCCGGCGCGAAAGTGGTGGGCAGCGTGTTCAACCGGCGCAAGTACTACATGCCCAAATGGCTCTACAACAACCTGTAA